In Pongo abelii isolate AG06213 chromosome 15, NHGRI_mPonAbe1-v2.0_pri, whole genome shotgun sequence, a single window of DNA contains:
- the PSMB5 gene encoding proteasome subunit beta type-5 (The RefSeq protein has 2 substitutions compared to this genomic sequence), which translates to MALASVLERPLPVNQRGFFGLGGRADLLDLGPGSLSDGLSLAAPGWGVPEEPGIEMLHGTTTLAFKFRHGVIVAADSRATAGAYIASQTVKKVIEINPYLLGTMAGGAADCSFWERLLARQCRIYELRNKERISVAAASKLLANMVYQYKGMGLSMGTMICGWDKRGPGLYYVDSEGNRISGATFSVGSGSVYAYGVMDRGYSYDLEVEQAYDLARRAIYQATYRDAYSGGAVNLYHVREDGWIRVSSDNVADLHEKYSGSTP; encoded by the exons ATGGCGCTTGCCAGCGTGTTGGAGAAACCGCTACCGGTGAACCAGCGCGGGTTTTTCGGACTTGGGGGTCGTGCAGATCTGCTGGATCTAGGTCCAGGGAGTCTCAGTGATGGTCTGAGCCTGGCCGCGCCCGGCTGGGGTGTTCCAGAAGAGCCAGGAATCGAAATGCTTCATGGAACAACCACCCTGGCCTTCAAG TTCCGCCATGGAGTCATAGTTGCAGCTGACTCCAGGGCTACAGCGGGTGCTTACATTGCCTCCCAGACGGTGAAGAAGGTGATAGAGATCAACCCATACCTGCTAGGCACCATGGCTGGGGGCGCAGCGGATTGCAGCTTCTGGGAACGGCTGTTGGCTCGGCAATGTCGAATCTATGAGCTTCGAAATAAGGAACGCATCTCTGTAGCAGCTGCCTCCAAACTGCTTGCCAACATGGTGTATCAGTACAAAGGCATGGGGCTGTCCATGGGCACCATGATCTGTGGCTGGGATAAGAGAGGCCCTG GCCTCTACTACGTGGACAGTGAAGGGAACCGGATTTCAGGGGCCAGCTTCTCTGTAGGTTCTGGCTCTGTGTATGCATATGGGGTCATGGATCGGGGCTATTCCTATGACCTGGAAGTGGAGCAGGCCTATGATCTGGCCCGTCGAGCCATCTACCAAGCCACCTACAGAGATGCCTACTCAGGAGGTGCAGTCAACCTCTACCACGTGCGGGAGGATGGCTGGATCCGAGTCTCCAGTGACAATGTAGCTGATCTACATGAGAAGTATAGTGGCTCTACCCCCTGA
- the PSMB5 gene encoding proteasome subunit beta type-5 isoform X1 produces MAGGAADCSFWERLLARQCRIYELRNKERISVAAASKLLANMVYQYKGMGLSMGTMICGWDKRGPGLYYVDSEGNRISGASFSVGSGSVYAYGVMDRGYSYDLEVEQAYDLARRAIYQATYRDAYSGGAVNLYHVREDGWIRVSSDNVADLHEKYSGSTP; encoded by the exons ATGGCTGGGGGCGCAGCGGATTGCAGCTTCTGGGAACGGCTGTTGGCTCGGCAATGTCGAATCTATGAGCTTCGAAATAAGGAACGCATCTCTGTAGCAGCTGCCTCCAAACTGCTTGCCAACATGGTGTATCAGTACAAAGGCATGGGGCTGTCCATGGGCACCATGATCTGTGGCTGGGATAAGAGAGGCCCTG GCCTCTACTACGTGGACAGTGAAGGGAACCGGATTTCAGGGGCCAGCTTCTCTGTAGGTTCTGGCTCTGTGTATGCATATGGGGTCATGGATCGGGGCTATTCCTATGACCTGGAAGTGGAGCAGGCCTATGATCTGGCCCGTCGAGCCATCTACCAAGCCACCTACAGAGATGCCTACTCAGGAGGTGCAGTCAACCTCTACCACGTGCGGGAGGATGGCTGGATCCGAGTCTCCAGTGACAATGTAGCTGATCTACATGAGAAGTATAGTGGCTCTACCCCCTGA
- the PSMB5 gene encoding proteasome subunit beta type-5 isoform X2, whose translation MALASVLEKPLPVNQRGFFGLGGRADLLDLGPGSLSDGLSLAAPGWGVPEEPGIEMLHGTTTLAFKFRHGVIVAADSRATAGAYIASQTVKKVIEINPYLLGTMAGGAADCSFWERLLARQCRIYELRNKERISVAAASKLLANMVYQYKGMGLSMGTMICGWDKRGPVSEVLCLKPKSFGIYLLCGCAERIGNMAR comes from the exons ATGGCGCTTGCCAGCGTGTTGGAGAAACCGCTACCGGTGAACCAGCGCGGGTTTTTCGGACTTGGGGGTCGTGCAGATCTGCTGGATCTAGGTCCAGGGAGTCTCAGTGATGGTCTGAGCCTGGCCGCGCCCGGCTGGGGTGTTCCAGAAGAGCCAGGAATCGAAATGCTTCATGGAACAACCACCCTGGCCTTCAAG TTCCGCCATGGAGTCATAGTTGCAGCTGACTCCAGGGCTACAGCGGGTGCTTACATTGCCTCCCAGACGGTGAAGAAGGTGATAGAGATCAACCCATACCTGCTAGGCACCATGGCTGGGGGCGCAGCGGATTGCAGCTTCTGGGAACGGCTGTTGGCTCGGCAATGTCGAATCTATGAGCTTCGAAATAAGGAACGCATCTCTGTAGCAGCTGCCTCCAAACTGCTTGCCAACATGGTGTATCAGTACAAAGGCATGGGGCTGTCCATGGGCACCATGATCTGTGGCTGGGATAAGAGAGGCCCTG TGTCTGAAGTTCTGTGCTTGAAACCTAAGTCATTTGGAATATACTTGCTTTGTGGGTGTGCTGAGAGGATCGGCAACATGGCAAGGTAG